A window of the Apostichopus japonicus isolate 1M-3 chromosome 8, ASM3797524v1, whole genome shotgun sequence genome harbors these coding sequences:
- the LOC139970924 gene encoding neuronal acetylcholine receptor subunit alpha-7-like isoform X1, with amino-acid sequence MDNKKLYISSGILIFFTSIAATNDTYWAANDLPDEKRLVQQLISRYGSKSVRPVLEPKNPVDVAFSFNPSILSYFNEQDQHLSIVGSLFMGWVDQMLVWNPDDHGGVERISLRADEIWLPDIVSYERLTTGESRTNLFETYVIVNSTGYVTYYDLSEITVYCRLKLTLFPLDIQACPFKFGSYNYDSEQLVLSYPNTSFSIEKLYSSNGVWQLDVSTVEVKETLYLCCEAPYVEIIYTFSLTRIGNFYLYSICLPCGLLSMLNIAVFVMHPNSGEKVTLSVNNVLAFVLFQQLVLESMPRSGIDTPIIVVFFSAMITISCLTVLGTAVVLRLYHHDPKKPVPRMFTRLIVRRKTPNRHLSKEDESLKPGISNVSESNSTNEVTTKAADNQNGGISDNSNVKDSDNDWKNLALALDKILLFMALFAMLLTVLYCIVSFWYYLP; translated from the exons ATGGATAACAAGAAGTTATATATTTCCTCGGGAATTCTTATATTCTTCACTTCCATTGCCG CCACAAATGACACCTATTGGGCGGCAAATGATCTTCCTGACGAAAAGAGACTTGTACAGCAGCTGATTTCTCGTTACGGTTCAAAATCAGTTAGGCCCGTATTGGAACCCAAGAATCCCGTAGATGTAGCATTTAGCTTTAATCCATCtattctttcatatttt AACGAACAAGATCAGCACCTTTCGATAGTTGGATCATTATTCATG GGATGGGTTGACCAGATGCTAGTATGGAACCCGGATGACCATGGAGGAGTAGAAAGAATCTCGCTAAGGGCGGATGAGATATGGTTACCGGATATTGTGTCATACGAGAG gCTAACTACTGGAGAGTCTAGGACTAACCTCTTTGAGACCTACGTTATTGTGAACTCTACTGGTTACGTAACATACTACGATTTATCGGAGATTACAGTGTATTGTCGATTAAAGCTGACCCTTTTCCCTCTTGACATCCAAGCATGTCCATTTAAATTTGGATCCTATAACTACGACAGTGAACAG CTGGTGTTGTCATACCCCAACACATCCTTTTCCATCGAAAAATTGTATTCATCGAATGGAGTCTGGCAACTTGATGTAAGCACGGTCGAGGTAAAGGAGACCCTGTACTTATGCTGCGAAGCTCCCTATGTCGAAATAATCTACACATTTTCGCTCACACGTATTGGAAATTTCTACCTGTATAGTATCTGCCTTCCGTGTGGACTGCTCTCGATGTTAAACATAGCTGTTTTCGTTATGCATCCAAATTCCGGAGAGAAAGTGACCCTCAGTGTTAACAATGTCCTTGCGTTCGTTCTCTTTCAACAACTCGTCCTGGAGAGTATGCCAAGGAGTGGAATCGACACGCCAATAATTG TGGTGTTTTTCTCAGCTATGATTACGATTTCCTGTTTAACGGTCTTGGGTACTGCAGTGGTTTTAAGACTTTATCACCATGACCCCAAAAAGCCGGTGCCACGCATGTTTACACGCTTGATAGTTCGCCGGAAAACTCCGAACCGTCACCTTAG TAAGGAGGATGAATCACTGAAGCCTGGCATCTCAAATGTATCAGAATCGAACTCAACTAATGAAGTTACAACGAAAGCTGCTGATAACCAAAATGGCGGAATATCTGACAACTCGAACGTAAAAGACAGTGACAACGACTGGAAAAATTTGGCTTTAGCTTTGGACAAGATTTTACTCTTCATGGCTTTATTTGCTATGTTGTTAACAGTTCTGTATTGTATCGTTAGCTTCTGGTATTACCTACCATAG
- the LOC139970924 gene encoding neuronal acetylcholine receptor subunit alpha-7-like isoform X2: MIFLKNKYLCVHATNDTYWAANDLPDEKRLVQQLISRYGSKSVRPVLEPKNPVDVAFSFNPSILSYFNEQDQHLSIVGSLFMGWVDQMLVWNPDDHGGVERISLRADEIWLPDIVSYERLTTGESRTNLFETYVIVNSTGYVTYYDLSEITVYCRLKLTLFPLDIQACPFKFGSYNYDSEQLVLSYPNTSFSIEKLYSSNGVWQLDVSTVEVKETLYLCCEAPYVEIIYTFSLTRIGNFYLYSICLPCGLLSMLNIAVFVMHPNSGEKVTLSVNNVLAFVLFQQLVLESMPRSGIDTPIIVVFFSAMITISCLTVLGTAVVLRLYHHDPKKPVPRMFTRLIVRRKTPNRHLSKEDESLKPGISNVSESNSTNEVTTKAADNQNGGISDNSNVKDSDNDWKNLALALDKILLFMALFAMLLTVLYCIVSFWYYLP, from the exons ATGATCTTTTTGAAGAACAAATATCTATGTGTTCATG CCACAAATGACACCTATTGGGCGGCAAATGATCTTCCTGACGAAAAGAGACTTGTACAGCAGCTGATTTCTCGTTACGGTTCAAAATCAGTTAGGCCCGTATTGGAACCCAAGAATCCCGTAGATGTAGCATTTAGCTTTAATCCATCtattctttcatatttt AACGAACAAGATCAGCACCTTTCGATAGTTGGATCATTATTCATG GGATGGGTTGACCAGATGCTAGTATGGAACCCGGATGACCATGGAGGAGTAGAAAGAATCTCGCTAAGGGCGGATGAGATATGGTTACCGGATATTGTGTCATACGAGAG gCTAACTACTGGAGAGTCTAGGACTAACCTCTTTGAGACCTACGTTATTGTGAACTCTACTGGTTACGTAACATACTACGATTTATCGGAGATTACAGTGTATTGTCGATTAAAGCTGACCCTTTTCCCTCTTGACATCCAAGCATGTCCATTTAAATTTGGATCCTATAACTACGACAGTGAACAG CTGGTGTTGTCATACCCCAACACATCCTTTTCCATCGAAAAATTGTATTCATCGAATGGAGTCTGGCAACTTGATGTAAGCACGGTCGAGGTAAAGGAGACCCTGTACTTATGCTGCGAAGCTCCCTATGTCGAAATAATCTACACATTTTCGCTCACACGTATTGGAAATTTCTACCTGTATAGTATCTGCCTTCCGTGTGGACTGCTCTCGATGTTAAACATAGCTGTTTTCGTTATGCATCCAAATTCCGGAGAGAAAGTGACCCTCAGTGTTAACAATGTCCTTGCGTTCGTTCTCTTTCAACAACTCGTCCTGGAGAGTATGCCAAGGAGTGGAATCGACACGCCAATAATTG TGGTGTTTTTCTCAGCTATGATTACGATTTCCTGTTTAACGGTCTTGGGTACTGCAGTGGTTTTAAGACTTTATCACCATGACCCCAAAAAGCCGGTGCCACGCATGTTTACACGCTTGATAGTTCGCCGGAAAACTCCGAACCGTCACCTTAG TAAGGAGGATGAATCACTGAAGCCTGGCATCTCAAATGTATCAGAATCGAACTCAACTAATGAAGTTACAACGAAAGCTGCTGATAACCAAAATGGCGGAATATCTGACAACTCGAACGTAAAAGACAGTGACAACGACTGGAAAAATTTGGCTTTAGCTTTGGACAAGATTTTACTCTTCATGGCTTTATTTGCTATGTTGTTAACAGTTCTGTATTGTATCGTTAGCTTCTGGTATTACCTACCATAG
- the LOC139970924 gene encoding neuronal acetylcholine receptor subunit alpha-7-like isoform X4, with the protein MNEQDQHLSIVGSLFMGWVDQMLVWNPDDHGGVERISLRADEIWLPDIVSYERLTTGESRTNLFETYVIVNSTGYVTYYDLSEITVYCRLKLTLFPLDIQACPFKFGSYNYDSEQLVLSYPNTSFSIEKLYSSNGVWQLDVSTVEVKETLYLCCEAPYVEIIYTFSLTRIGNFYLYSICLPCGLLSMLNIAVFVMHPNSGEKVTLSVNNVLAFVLFQQLVLESMPRSGIDTPIIVVFFSAMITISCLTVLGTAVVLRLYHHDPKKPVPRMFTRLIVRRKTPNRHLSKEDESLKPGISNVSESNSTNEVTTKAADNQNGGISDNSNVKDSDNDWKNLALALDKILLFMALFAMLLTVLYCIVSFWYYLP; encoded by the exons ATG AACGAACAAGATCAGCACCTTTCGATAGTTGGATCATTATTCATG GGATGGGTTGACCAGATGCTAGTATGGAACCCGGATGACCATGGAGGAGTAGAAAGAATCTCGCTAAGGGCGGATGAGATATGGTTACCGGATATTGTGTCATACGAGAG gCTAACTACTGGAGAGTCTAGGACTAACCTCTTTGAGACCTACGTTATTGTGAACTCTACTGGTTACGTAACATACTACGATTTATCGGAGATTACAGTGTATTGTCGATTAAAGCTGACCCTTTTCCCTCTTGACATCCAAGCATGTCCATTTAAATTTGGATCCTATAACTACGACAGTGAACAG CTGGTGTTGTCATACCCCAACACATCCTTTTCCATCGAAAAATTGTATTCATCGAATGGAGTCTGGCAACTTGATGTAAGCACGGTCGAGGTAAAGGAGACCCTGTACTTATGCTGCGAAGCTCCCTATGTCGAAATAATCTACACATTTTCGCTCACACGTATTGGAAATTTCTACCTGTATAGTATCTGCCTTCCGTGTGGACTGCTCTCGATGTTAAACATAGCTGTTTTCGTTATGCATCCAAATTCCGGAGAGAAAGTGACCCTCAGTGTTAACAATGTCCTTGCGTTCGTTCTCTTTCAACAACTCGTCCTGGAGAGTATGCCAAGGAGTGGAATCGACACGCCAATAATTG TGGTGTTTTTCTCAGCTATGATTACGATTTCCTGTTTAACGGTCTTGGGTACTGCAGTGGTTTTAAGACTTTATCACCATGACCCCAAAAAGCCGGTGCCACGCATGTTTACACGCTTGATAGTTCGCCGGAAAACTCCGAACCGTCACCTTAG TAAGGAGGATGAATCACTGAAGCCTGGCATCTCAAATGTATCAGAATCGAACTCAACTAATGAAGTTACAACGAAAGCTGCTGATAACCAAAATGGCGGAATATCTGACAACTCGAACGTAAAAGACAGTGACAACGACTGGAAAAATTTGGCTTTAGCTTTGGACAAGATTTTACTCTTCATGGCTTTATTTGCTATGTTGTTAACAGTTCTGTATTGTATCGTTAGCTTCTGGTATTACCTACCATAG
- the LOC139970923 gene encoding neuronal acetylcholine receptor subunit alpha-7-like, whose translation MERSIITLLLVTLSLTISEATLNKSTDISAHKGLVDELLLNYGPRSVRPRIRHDNRVEVSFYFKPFILSSFDEQKQQLSIEGTIYMGWVDEFLQWEPEDYDGVDIVSLRNEDLWMPDVTTYERLEIGSAEVNVFQPYVIANSSGHVTFYQQSLITVYCRLNMSKFPFDVQVCLIKFASYSYGSDQVYLKYANTSASNDNDFNLNGVWMLETFHVREVEITYKCCPTPYVEIHYELVLARIGNFYVFSIWVPCGLLSILELTVFLMHPNSGEKVSLSVTNVLAFILFQQIVIESMPRSGDDSPIIVAYFSAMIGISCASVLASAIVLRVYHHDPTTPVPRFLRCLLFHRPVLTGMPTVATKNSTSNEYTESILPPTSVGVKGQLINSGPALSAAGQKHNEDVGLVGSGAPIHRKLSNGHLQYKATAGKANEKNMADWMKLALMLDKLCLMVAVFAMLGTLLYCLIRFAM comes from the exons CGACGTTAAACAAATCGACAGACATTTCGGCTCACAAGGGTTTAGTTGATGAATTGTTGTTAAACTACGGACCTCGATCAGTTCGTCCTCGTATTAGACATGACAATCGAGTCGAAGTATCATTCTACTTCAAGCCGTTTATTCTTTCATCATTT GATGAGCAGAAGCAGCAACTTTCTATAGAAGGAACAATCTACATG GGATGGGTCGATGAGTTTCTGCAGTGGGAGCCAGAAGATTATGATGGGGTAGATATAGTCTCATTGCGAAATGAAGATCTTTGGATGCCGGATGTGACTACCTACGAACG TTTGGAGATTGGTTCAGCAGAGGTGAACGTCTTTCAGCCATATGTCATTGCTAACAGCAGTGGTCATGTCACCTTCTACCAACAATCATTGATCACTGTATACTGTCGGTTAAACATGAGCAAGTTCCCATTCGATGTACAAGTCTGTCTGATCAAGTTTGCGTCCTACAGTTATGGCAGTGACCAG GTTTACCTCAAGTATGCAAACACGTCGGCGTCAAACGATAACGATTTCAATCTGAACGGTGTGTGGATGTTAGAAACGTTCCATGTCCGCGAGGTTGAGATAACCTATAAGTGCTGCCCCACTCCGTACGTCGAAATCCATTACGAACTGGTACTGGCTCGAATTGGCAATTTCTATGTCTTCAGTATATGGGTTCCTTGTGGACTTTTATCGATTTTGGAATTGACGGTGTTTCTAATGCATCCGAATTCTGGAGAGAAGGTATCGCTGAGCGTCACCAATGTCTTGGCGTTTATTCTCTTCCAACAAATAGTCATAGAGAGCATGCCGAGAAGCGGTGACGATTCCCCTATTATAG TCGCATACTTCTCTGCTATGATTGGAATATCCTGTGCATCTGTTCTGGCCAGTGCTATCGTGCTCAGAGTTTACCATCACGACCCGACCACACCTGTTCCCCGTTTCTTAAGATGCCTTCTCTTTCACCGACCAGTACTGACGGGTATGCCTACCGTAGCAACTAAAAACAGTACATCCAACGA ATATACCGAAAGCATTCTACCACCTACAAGCGTTGGAGTTAAGGGTCAATTGATCAACTCTGGTCCCGCCCTTTCCGCGGCTGGTCAAAAGCACAATGAGGACGTCGGGCTTGTTGGTAGTGGTGCACCTATTCATCGAAAACTGTCAAATGGACATCTCCAGTACAAAGCTACTGCAGGAAAAGCTAACGAAAAGAACATGGCGGACTGGATGAAGCTTGCATTGATGTTAGACAAGCTTTGCTTAATGGTAGCAGTGTTCGCTATGCTTGGAACTCTCCTTTACTGTTTAATCCGGTTTGCCATGTAG
- the LOC139970924 gene encoding neuronal acetylcholine receptor subunit alpha-7-like isoform X3, producing the protein MKSKKAWITRSYIFPREFLYSSLPLPNEQDQHLSIVGSLFMGWVDQMLVWNPDDHGGVERISLRADEIWLPDIVSYERLTTGESRTNLFETYVIVNSTGYVTYYDLSEITVYCRLKLTLFPLDIQACPFKFGSYNYDSEQLVLSYPNTSFSIEKLYSSNGVWQLDVSTVEVKETLYLCCEAPYVEIIYTFSLTRIGNFYLYSICLPCGLLSMLNIAVFVMHPNSGEKVTLSVNNVLAFVLFQQLVLESMPRSGIDTPIIVVFFSAMITISCLTVLGTAVVLRLYHHDPKKPVPRMFTRLIVRRKTPNRHLSKEDESLKPGISNVSESNSTNEVTTKAADNQNGGISDNSNVKDSDNDWKNLALALDKILLFMALFAMLLTVLYCIVSFWYYLP; encoded by the exons ATGAAATCGAAGAAAGCATGGATAACAAGAAGTTATATATTTCCTCGGGAATTCTTATATTCTTCACTTCCATTGCCG AACGAACAAGATCAGCACCTTTCGATAGTTGGATCATTATTCATG GGATGGGTTGACCAGATGCTAGTATGGAACCCGGATGACCATGGAGGAGTAGAAAGAATCTCGCTAAGGGCGGATGAGATATGGTTACCGGATATTGTGTCATACGAGAG gCTAACTACTGGAGAGTCTAGGACTAACCTCTTTGAGACCTACGTTATTGTGAACTCTACTGGTTACGTAACATACTACGATTTATCGGAGATTACAGTGTATTGTCGATTAAAGCTGACCCTTTTCCCTCTTGACATCCAAGCATGTCCATTTAAATTTGGATCCTATAACTACGACAGTGAACAG CTGGTGTTGTCATACCCCAACACATCCTTTTCCATCGAAAAATTGTATTCATCGAATGGAGTCTGGCAACTTGATGTAAGCACGGTCGAGGTAAAGGAGACCCTGTACTTATGCTGCGAAGCTCCCTATGTCGAAATAATCTACACATTTTCGCTCACACGTATTGGAAATTTCTACCTGTATAGTATCTGCCTTCCGTGTGGACTGCTCTCGATGTTAAACATAGCTGTTTTCGTTATGCATCCAAATTCCGGAGAGAAAGTGACCCTCAGTGTTAACAATGTCCTTGCGTTCGTTCTCTTTCAACAACTCGTCCTGGAGAGTATGCCAAGGAGTGGAATCGACACGCCAATAATTG TGGTGTTTTTCTCAGCTATGATTACGATTTCCTGTTTAACGGTCTTGGGTACTGCAGTGGTTTTAAGACTTTATCACCATGACCCCAAAAAGCCGGTGCCACGCATGTTTACACGCTTGATAGTTCGCCGGAAAACTCCGAACCGTCACCTTAG TAAGGAGGATGAATCACTGAAGCCTGGCATCTCAAATGTATCAGAATCGAACTCAACTAATGAAGTTACAACGAAAGCTGCTGATAACCAAAATGGCGGAATATCTGACAACTCGAACGTAAAAGACAGTGACAACGACTGGAAAAATTTGGCTTTAGCTTTGGACAAGATTTTACTCTTCATGGCTTTATTTGCTATGTTGTTAACAGTTCTGTATTGTATCGTTAGCTTCTGGTATTACCTACCATAG